The proteins below come from a single Rosa rugosa chromosome 2, drRosRugo1.1, whole genome shotgun sequence genomic window:
- the LOC133733012 gene encoding uncharacterized protein LOC133733012 has translation MGSACCVAARERSDPNRTGNETLRRNALYSPSWSFRYDNRRRVAGEIDTPYRASRGTSRNASMELKGALSSERGNFSDLGSPLENFGTPISQKSPVHGGGICASLRTPSSDLSMMSNYSPDVKNLAESPGIEDSSALNPSLSIPTTISIPTAEPSPAPSYPLFSNSTPSRRARRSPGHQLLRQISDSRILGLKSPNNNSISEGRQSFVLSSCSNDLATGSQAGSSDGWSMRTFSELVASSQRERWSFDSEHFGSIHGKQSGCSSRFSCSPSVDMQSCGVCSKLLTERTSWSIQKIIASSEISVAAVLVCGHVYHAECLETVTLETDRYDPVCPICMVGEKQVWKMSRKAMRSESDLKARNHKISKNRVVDSYFDGEYDVFDHQKNTDRKGKVVAKLEPSSSTRNSFTKPFLKRHFSLGSKWSRPLSENDSARKKGFWARYRKD, from the exons ATGGGGTCAGCTTGTTGTGTTGCTGCAAGGGAGAGATCTGACCCGAACAGAACTGGAAATGAAACATTGCGCAGGAATGCCTTATATTCCCCATCATGGAGTTTCCGATATGATAATCGAAGGCGTGTTGCCGGTGAAATTGATACTCCATATCGTGCTTCTCGTGGAACTAGTAGGAATGCTAGCATGGAGTTAAAAGGGGCATTGAGTTCTGAAAGAGGCAATTTTTCTGATTTGGGGAGCCCACTGGAGAATTTTGGTACACCTATCTCCCAAAAGTCCCCCGTTCATGGTGGTGGAATTTGTGCAAGTCTGAGGACTCCGTCTTCAG ATCTATCCATGATGAGCAATTATTCTCCAGAT gttaaaaatttggcagaatCACCGGGAATTGAAGATTCATCCGCTCTAAATCCTTCATTATCCATCCCTACAACTATTTCAATACCAACTGCTGAACCTTCTCCTGCCCCCAGCTATCCACTTTTCTCCAACTCAACCCCATCAAGGCGGGCCCGTCGTTCACCAGGACATCAGTTACTGAGACAGATTTCTGACAGTCGAATATTGGGTTTGAAATCTCCAAATAACAACTCAATATCTGAAGGAAGACAATCTTTTGTACTCTCTAGTTGCAGCAATGACTTGGCAACTGGATCCCAAGCTGGGTCATCTGATGGGTGGTCTATGCGCACCTTCTCTGAGCTTGTGGCTTCATCTCAAAGGGAAAGGTGGTCTTTTGACAGTGAGCACTTTGGTTCTATCCATGGAAAGCAAAGTGGTTGTAGCAGCAGGTTCTCATGTTCTCCTTCAGTAGATATGCAGTCTTGTGGGGTCTGCTCAAAGCTCCTAACTGAGAGAACTTCATGGAGCATCCAGAAAATTATTGCCAGCAGTGAGATCTCTGTGGCGGCTGTGTTAGTTTGTGGACATGTTTACCATGCTGAGTGCTTGGAGACTGTGACATTGGAGACTGATAGGTACGACCCGGTTTGCCCAATTTGTATGGTAGGAGAGAAGCAAGTCTGGAAGATGTCAAGAAAAGCGATGAGGTCAGAATCTGATTTAAAAGCAAGAAACCACAAGATATCCAAAAATAGAGTTGTGGATAGCTACTTTGATGGTGAATATGATGTTTTTGATCATCAAAAGAACACTGATAGAAAAGGAAAAGTAGTAGCCAAGTTAGAACCCAGTTCCAGTACAAGGAACTCCTTTACTAAGCCTTTCTTGAAACGGCACTTTTCACTTGGATCCAAGTGGAGTAGACCACTTTCGGAAAATGATTCAGCTAGGAAGAAGGGGTTTTGGGCCAGGTATCGTAAAGATTGA
- the LOC133734282 gene encoding membrin-11-like: MAVERGGGTLSEIYQSAKKLLLRTRDGLERLERLEYSSGIDSPDLCMSIKNDLSQIQSLCADMDRLWRSVGAKSQRDLWKRKVEQVAEEAESLKESLDKYNLRNQRKMNEARERAELLGRANGESSHVIRVFDEEAQAMQSARNSSRMLHEATSVGEAILSKYAGQREHIKRAQRKALDVLNTVGLSNSVLKLIERRHRVDQWIKYAGMILTVVIVFFFWRWTR, translated from the exons ATGGCGGTGGAAAGAGGAGGAGGGACGCTGTCGGAGATATACCAGAGCGCGAAGAAGCTTTTGCTGAGAACGCGAGACGGCCTCGAGAGGCTGGAGAGGTTGGAGTACTCGAGCGGCATCGACTCCCCTGACCTTTGCATGTCCATCAAGAACGATCTTTCTCAGATCCAATCTCTCTGCGCCGATATGGACCGCCTCTGGCGCTCCGTCGGCGCCAAGTCCCAACGCGATCTCTGGAAAAG AAAAGTGGAACAAGTAGCGGAAGAGGCCGAATCGTTGAAGGAGAGTTTGGATAAGTATAATTTGAGGAACCAGAGGAAGATGAATGAAGCCAGAGAGAGGGCGGAGTTGCTTGGAAGAGCT AATGGAGAGTCTTCTCATGTTATTAGAGTCTTTGATGAGGAGGCACAAGCAATGCAGTCGGCTCGTAACTCTTCTCGCATGCTTCACGAAGCCACTTCCGTCGGGGAAGCTATACTTTCCAAATATGCAGGGCAAAGGGAACACATAAAG AGAGCACAACGAAAAGCACTTGATGTACTGAACACAGTGGGTCTGTCCAACTCTGTACTGAAGCTTATCGAGAGGCGGCACCGTGTTGATCAGTGGATCAAGTATGCAGGCATGATTTTGACAGTCGttattgtgtttttcttttggaGGTGGACACGATGA